The Hemibagrus wyckioides isolate EC202008001 linkage group LG12, SWU_Hwy_1.0, whole genome shotgun sequence genome includes a window with the following:
- the tbxta gene encoding T-box transcription factor T-A — protein sequence MSCSAPDQRLEHLLSAVESEFQKGSEKGDTSERDIKLTLEDAELWGKFKELTNEMIVTKTGRRMFPVLRASVSGLDPNAMYSVLLDFVAADNNRWKYVNGEWVPGGKPEPQSPSCVYIHPDSPNFGAHWMKAPVSFSKVKLSNKLNGGGQIMLNSLHKYEPRIHIVKVGGIQKMISSQSFPETQFIAVTAYQNEEITALKIKHNPFAKAFLDAKERSDHREAQDQSSDNQQSGYSQIGGWFLPSNGPICPSNSPPQFNGSPGHNSSSYCERYSSLRSHRASPYPSHYPHRSTNNNNYMDSSSASIAAHDNWSTLQIPNSTGMGTLAHTTNTTSNTSQYPSLWSVAGTALTPSGSASGSIAGGLTSQFLRGSSVSYSGLTSSLPVSSPSSMYDPSLTEAGVADAQFETSIARLTASWAPVAQSY from the exons ATGAGTTGTTCCGCTCCTGATCAGAGACTGGAGCATCTCCTGAGCGCCGTGGAGAGCGAGTTTCAGAAAGGAAGCGAGAAAGGAGACACGTCCGAGCGGGACATTAAACTGACCCTGGAGGACGCCGAGCTGTGGGGCAAATTTAAAGAGCTCACTAATGAAATGATCGTCACCAAGACCGGAAG ACGGATGTTCCCAGTACTGAGGGCCAGTGTCAGCGGTCTGGACCCCAACGCTATGTATTCGGTGCTGCTGGACTTCGTGGCCGCAGATAATAATCGTTGGAAATATGTGAACGGAGAGTGGGTACCGGGCGGAAAACCGGAGCCCCAGAGCCCCAGCTGTGTGTACATCCACCCCGATTCGCCCAACTTCGGAGCTCACTGGATGAAAGCACCTGTGTCCTTCAGCAAAGTCAAACTGTCCAACAAACTCAATGGAGGAGGACAG ATCATGTTGAACTCCCTGCACAAATACGAGCCCAGGATCCACATCGTGAAGGTGGGCGGCATCCAGAAAATGATCAGCAGCCAGTCTTTCCCAGAGACCCAGTTCATAGCAGTGACGGCCTATCAAAACGAAGAG ATCACAGCGCTGAAGATCAAACACAACCCGTTTGCTAAGGCCTTCTTGGATGCtaaagaaag GAGTGACCACCGTGAGGCCCAAGATCAAAGCAGTGATAATCAGCAGTCTGGCTACTCACAGA TTGGTGGCTGGTTTTTGCCCAGTAATGGCCCTATCTGTCCCAGCAATAGTCCACCGCAGTTCAATGGGTCCCCGGGTCACAACTCCAGCTCTTACTGTGAGCGTTATTCCAGCCTGAGGAGCCACCGAGCGTCTCCGTACCCCAGCCACTACCCTCATCGCAGCACTAACAACA ACAATTACATGGACAGCTCTTCAGCGAGTATTGCAGCCCACGATAACTGGTCAACCTTGCAAATCCCTAATTCTACCGGAATGGGCACTCTGGCTcataccaccaacaccacctcCAACACAAG cCAGTACCCCAGCTTATGGTCTGTGGCTGGGACAGCCCTCACCCCGTCCGGCTCAGCTTCAGGCTCCATTGCTGGAGGTCTGACCTCTCAGTTCCTGCGAGGGTCCTCCGTGTCTTACTCAGGTCTGACCTCCTCTCTACCCGTCTCTTCTCCGTCGTCCATGTACGATCCGAGCCTGACCGAGGCGGGAGTGGCAGATGCCCAGTTTGAGACCTCCATCGCTAGGCTTACAGCTTCCTGGGCGCCTGTAGCACAGAGCTACTGA